In Pseudomonas fluorescens, one genomic interval encodes:
- a CDS encoding site-specific integrase — translation MSLYLARLAPSSQLTMRYVLQDAADRLGFEDMNVEEIPWHALQPEDVVALVAALRADNYAPNTSSLYVNAVRGVMNEAWRMSLISQEHLLKMRSVKGIAGTRLSQGRNLKRTLIHELMEVCAADPRPQGLRDAAIIALLYGTGMRKSESVDLDLNQVDFSERSLCVTAKGNKQLIKYAPAWAFSKLDAWLELRRSQLKEGESDDAFLFNRIRRGSHITRERITKHAIYYIARQRGTQVGVKIMPHDFRRSFITRVIEEHDLSIAQKLAHHSNIQTTANYDVRDDNERRRAVDRFDL, via the coding sequence ATGAGCCTGTACCTCGCGCGTTTGGCGCCCTCCAGCCAACTGACCATGCGTTACGTGCTGCAAGATGCGGCCGATCGCCTGGGCTTTGAAGACATGAATGTCGAAGAGATTCCCTGGCATGCCTTGCAGCCGGAAGATGTTGTTGCACTGGTCGCTGCATTGCGCGCAGACAACTACGCACCGAACACTTCTTCGTTGTATGTGAATGCGGTACGCGGGGTGATGAATGAGGCCTGGCGCATGAGTCTGATCAGCCAGGAACATCTGTTGAAGATGCGCTCGGTCAAGGGCATCGCCGGCACGCGGCTGTCTCAGGGGCGCAATCTCAAGCGCACGCTGATTCACGAATTGATGGAAGTCTGCGCCGCCGACCCACGCCCGCAGGGCCTGCGTGATGCGGCAATCATCGCGTTGCTGTACGGCACCGGCATGCGCAAATCGGAATCGGTGGACCTGGACCTGAATCAGGTCGACTTCAGCGAGCGCAGCCTGTGCGTCACCGCCAAGGGCAACAAGCAGTTGATCAAGTACGCGCCGGCATGGGCTTTCAGCAAGCTCGATGCATGGCTCGAACTGCGCCGCTCGCAGCTCAAGGAAGGCGAGAGCGACGATGCCTTCCTGTTCAACCGTATTCGCCGCGGCAGCCACATCACCCGCGAGCGCATCACCAAGCACGCGATCTATTACATCGCCCGTCAGCGCGGCACGCAGGTCGGGGTGAAGATCATGCCCCACGATTTCCGTCGCTCGTTCATCACCCGGGTGATCGAGGAGCACGACCTGTCGATCGCGCAGAAACTGGCGCATCACAGCAACATCCAGACCACCGCCAACTACGATGTGCGCGATGACAACGAGCGGCGGCGGGCGGTGGATCGCTTCGATCTCTGA
- the arnA gene encoding bifunctional UDP-4-amino-4-deoxy-L-arabinose formyltransferase/UDP-glucuronic acid oxidase ArnA, giving the protein MSAKTVVFAYHDIGCAGIEALLNSGFDIAAVFTHADDPKENAFYASVAQLCANKGIPVHAPEDANHPLWIERIAKLDPEYIFSFYYRNLLSEPLLALAKKGAFNLHGSLLPRYRGRAPANWVLVNGETETGVTLHRMVKRADAGAIVAQQRVAIDRSDTGLTLHAKLRTAASDLLRDTLPNMLQGKITETPQDESKATVFGRRTPADGKLVWAKPAEELFNLVRAVTRPYPGAFCAVGEHKLIVWSAEVVKGNEGQAPGRVISVDPLRIACGQDSLVINAGQRNDNGLYLSGPQLANELGLVDGSLLRGAESGRAPRRTRVLILGVNGFIGNHLSERLLRDDRYEVYGLDIGSDAIERLRSHPNFHFVEGDISIHSEWIEYHIKKCDVVLPLVAIATPIEYTRNPLRVFELDFEENLKLVRYCVKYNKRVIFPSTSEVYGMCQDKNFDEDSSNLIVGPINKQRWIYSVSKQLLDRVIWAYGAKGLNFTLFRPFNWMGPRLDRLDSARIGSSRAITQLILNLVEGTPIRLFDGGEQKRCFTDIADGVEALARIIDNDNDVCNGQIINIGNPDNEASIRQLGEELLRQFEAHPLRHNFPPFAGFRDVESKAFYGAGYQDVEHRKPSIANAKRLLNWEPTVEMRETIGNTLDFFLREAMLEIADKK; this is encoded by the coding sequence ATGAGTGCAAAAACTGTTGTCTTCGCCTACCACGATATTGGCTGCGCCGGCATTGAAGCCCTGCTCAACAGCGGCTTTGACATTGCAGCAGTGTTCACTCACGCCGACGATCCGAAAGAAAACGCGTTCTATGCGTCGGTTGCCCAGCTGTGCGCCAACAAAGGCATCCCGGTCCACGCCCCGGAAGACGCCAACCACCCACTGTGGATCGAGCGCATCGCCAAGCTGGACCCGGAGTACATTTTCTCCTTCTACTACCGCAACCTGCTGAGCGAACCACTGCTGGCCCTGGCCAAAAAAGGCGCGTTCAACCTGCACGGTTCGCTGCTGCCACGCTATCGCGGCCGCGCTCCGGCGAACTGGGTGCTGGTCAACGGCGAAACCGAAACCGGCGTTACCCTGCACCGCATGGTCAAGCGCGCTGATGCCGGCGCCATCGTTGCCCAGCAGCGCGTTGCCATCGACCGCAGCGACACCGGCCTGACCCTGCACGCCAAACTGCGCACCGCCGCCAGCGACCTGCTGCGCGACACCCTGCCGAACATGCTGCAAGGCAAGATCACTGAAACCCCACAGGACGAATCGAAAGCCACCGTGTTCGGTCGTCGCACCCCGGCGGACGGCAAACTGGTCTGGGCCAAACCGGCCGAAGAACTGTTCAACCTGGTGCGCGCCGTCACCCGTCCTTACCCGGGCGCCTTCTGCGCTGTGGGCGAACACAAACTGATCGTCTGGAGCGCTGAAGTCGTCAAGGGCAACGAAGGCCAGGCGCCAGGCCGCGTGATCAGCGTCGATCCGCTGCGCATTGCCTGCGGTCAAGACTCGCTGGTGATCAACGCCGGTCAGCGCAACGACAACGGCCTGTACCTCAGCGGGCCGCAACTGGCCAACGAACTGGGTCTGGTCGATGGCTCGCTGCTGCGCGGTGCCGAATCCGGTCGTGCGCCACGTCGTACTCGCGTACTGATCCTGGGCGTCAACGGTTTCATCGGTAACCACCTGTCCGAGCGCCTGCTGCGTGACGACCGCTACGAAGTCTACGGTCTGGACATCGGCTCCGACGCCATCGAGCGTCTGCGCAGCCACCCGAACTTCCACTTCGTCGAAGGCGACATCAGCATTCACTCCGAGTGGATCGAGTACCACATCAAGAAGTGCGACGTGGTCCTGCCGCTGGTGGCCATCGCCACCCCGATCGAATACACCCGCAACCCACTGCGCGTATTCGAGCTGGACTTCGAAGAAAACCTGAAACTGGTTCGCTACTGCGTCAAGTACAACAAGCGCGTGATTTTCCCGTCGACTTCGGAAGTCTATGGCATGTGCCAGGACAAGAACTTCGACGAAGACAGCTCGAACCTGATCGTTGGCCCGATCAACAAGCAGCGCTGGATCTACTCGGTCTCCAAGCAACTGCTGGACCGCGTGATCTGGGCTTACGGCGCCAAGGGCCTGAACTTCACCCTGTTCCGTCCGTTCAACTGGATGGGCCCGCGTCTGGACCGTCTGGATTCGGCGCGTATCGGCAGCTCCCGCGCCATCACCCAGTTGATCCTCAACCTGGTGGAAGGCACGCCGATCCGTCTGTTCGACGGTGGCGAGCAGAAGCGTTGCTTCACTGACATCGCTGACGGCGTTGAAGCCCTGGCGCGGATCATCGACAACGACAACGATGTCTGCAACGGCCAGATCATCAACATCGGCAACCCGGACAACGAAGCCAGCATCCGTCAGTTGGGCGAAGAGCTGCTGCGTCAGTTCGAAGCGCACCCGCTGCGTCACAACTTCCCGCCGTTCGCCGGTTTCCGCGACGTGGAAAGCAAGGCGTTCTACGGTGCCGGTTACCAGGACGTGGAACACCGCAAGCCAAGCATCGCCAACGCCAAGCGCCTGCTGAACTGGGAGCCGACCGTGGAAATGCGCGAGACCATCGGCAACACCCTGGACTTCTTCCTGCGTGAAGCCATGCTCGAAATCGCGGACAAGAAGTAA
- a CDS encoding iron ABC transporter substrate-binding protein, giving the protein MNPRFPSFFKRALLATALLGTGQAFAADSVGLVVYNAQHETLTKAWVAGFTEETGIPVTIRNGDDTEMGNQLVQEGAASPADVFLTENSPAMVLVDNAKLFAPLAPATLEQVDSAYRPAHGNWVGIAARSTVFVYNPSKLTEKDLPKSLLDLATPAWKGRWAASPAGADFQAIVAAVLQQKGEAATLEWLKGMKTNATIYRGNSAVLKAVNAGQIDSGVIYHYYSFVDQSKTGENSKNTKLYYFKHQDPGAFVSTSGAGVLASSKHQDEAQKFVKYITSKEGQEVLETGTSFEYAVGKDAPSNPKLTPLKTLDAPKVDASTLDSKKAVELMIQAGLL; this is encoded by the coding sequence ATGAATCCACGCTTTCCATCCTTCTTCAAACGCGCATTGCTGGCCACTGCGTTGCTCGGCACCGGGCAGGCTTTTGCCGCCGATTCGGTGGGTCTGGTGGTCTACAACGCGCAGCATGAAACGCTCACCAAGGCCTGGGTGGCCGGCTTCACCGAAGAAACCGGAATCCCGGTGACCATTCGCAACGGCGATGACACCGAGATGGGCAACCAGCTCGTGCAGGAAGGCGCCGCCTCGCCGGCAGACGTATTCCTCACCGAGAATTCCCCGGCGATGGTGCTGGTGGACAACGCCAAACTGTTCGCCCCTCTGGCGCCCGCTACCCTTGAGCAAGTCGATTCCGCCTACCGTCCGGCCCACGGCAATTGGGTCGGCATCGCCGCCCGTTCCACCGTGTTCGTCTACAACCCAAGCAAACTGACTGAAAAGGACTTGCCCAAATCCCTGCTCGACCTCGCCACCCCGGCCTGGAAAGGCCGTTGGGCCGCCTCCCCGGCTGGCGCGGACTTCCAGGCGATCGTCGCCGCCGTCCTGCAACAGAAAGGTGAAGCTGCCACGCTGGAATGGCTCAAGGGCATGAAGACCAACGCCACGATCTATCGCGGCAACAGTGCGGTGCTCAAAGCGGTGAACGCCGGGCAGATCGACAGCGGCGTGATCTATCACTATTACAGCTTCGTTGATCAGTCCAAGACCGGCGAAAACAGCAAAAACACCAAGCTGTACTACTTCAAACATCAGGATCCGGGCGCGTTCGTCAGCACCTCCGGCGCTGGCGTGCTGGCCTCGAGCAAGCATCAGGATGAAGCGCAGAAGTTCGTCAAATACATCACCAGCAAGGAAGGTCAGGAAGTTCTCGAAACCGGCACCTCCTTCGAATACGCCGTGGGTAAAGACGCGCCGTCCAATCCGAAGCTCACTCCGCTGAAAACCCTCGACGCGCCGAAAGTCGATGCGTCGACCCTCGACAGCAAAAAAGCCGTCGAGCTGATGATCCAGGCCGGATTGCTCTAA
- the arnB gene encoding UDP-4-amino-4-deoxy-L-arabinose aminotransferase: MSQAFLPFSRPSIGDEEIAAVEQVLRSGWITTGPKNQALEEQFAQYVGCKHAVALSSATGGMHITLLALGIGPGDEVITPSQTWVSTANMISLLGAKPVFVDVDRDTLMTDAARIEAAITPRTKAIIPVHYAGAAFDLDPLYALADKHGIPVIEDAAHAAGTRYKGRHVGSQGTAIFSFHAIKNMTCAEGAMFVTDDEALASRVRMLKFHGLGVDAYDRLTGGRKPQAQVMEPGFKYNLADINAAIALVQLQRLDEINARRTELATSYLQKFEGLPVQPLALPAYAQQHAWHLFILRIDSERCGMDREAFMKALQDQGIGTGIHFIATHLHTWYRQRDPDLYLPNTEWNSARLCSIPLFPDMTGQDLDRVVGAIAHIMEKRL, from the coding sequence ATGAGTCAGGCGTTTCTCCCCTTCTCCCGCCCAAGTATTGGCGATGAGGAAATTGCCGCTGTCGAGCAGGTGTTGCGCTCGGGCTGGATCACCACGGGGCCGAAAAACCAGGCACTCGAAGAGCAATTTGCGCAGTACGTGGGTTGCAAGCACGCGGTGGCCTTGTCTTCGGCCACCGGCGGCATGCACATCACGCTGCTGGCCCTGGGCATCGGCCCGGGCGACGAAGTCATCACCCCGTCGCAGACCTGGGTTTCGACCGCCAACATGATCTCCCTGCTGGGCGCCAAACCGGTGTTTGTCGATGTCGACCGGGACACGCTGATGACCGACGCTGCGCGCATTGAAGCGGCCATCACTCCGCGGACCAAGGCAATCATTCCGGTGCACTACGCCGGCGCTGCGTTCGATCTTGATCCGCTGTACGCCCTGGCCGACAAGCACGGCATCCCGGTCATCGAAGACGCCGCCCACGCCGCCGGCACCCGCTACAAGGGGCGCCACGTCGGTTCGCAAGGCACGGCGATCTTCTCGTTCCATGCGATCAAGAACATGACCTGTGCCGAAGGCGCGATGTTCGTCACCGACGACGAAGCGCTCGCCAGCCGCGTGCGCATGCTCAAATTCCACGGCCTGGGCGTTGACGCCTATGACCGTCTGACCGGTGGCCGCAAGCCGCAGGCGCAAGTGATGGAACCGGGCTTCAAGTACAACCTGGCCGACATCAACGCCGCGATTGCCCTGGTGCAGCTGCAACGTCTGGACGAAATCAACGCCCGGCGCACCGAACTGGCCACCAGCTACCTGCAAAAATTCGAAGGCCTGCCGGTGCAACCGCTGGCCCTGCCCGCCTATGCCCAGCAACACGCCTGGCACCTGTTCATCCTGCGCATCGACAGCGAGCGTTGCGGCATGGATCGCGAAGCCTTCATGAAGGCGTTGCAGGATCAGGGCATCGGCACCGGTATCCATTTCATCGCCACCCACCTGCACACCTGGTATCGCCAGCGTGACCCCGACCTGTACCTGCCCAACACCGAATGGAACTCGGCGCGGCTGTGCTCGATTCCGCTGTTCCCCGACATGACCGGTCAAGACCTTGACCGGGTGGTCGGTGCCATCGCACACATCATGGAAAAACGCCTGTGA
- a CDS encoding ArnT family glycosyltransferase, with amino-acid sequence MTQTRTERRQLLLLLAATALLLLLGLGSRELWGPETRWANIALQMLQSGDYFDPYLKGSPYYDKPLLSYWLITATSWFTGGLGHWSLRLSSVISAWFSVWLVYLLGEQLFRKGTGLIAGWMLATTFYFVFWARVATADILTVCGVLAAVWWYWRGPDDTRFWRYVVFFGLLSLTSLFKGLIGFILPGLVLLPHLLSEHRWKRHLNLRLFSAILIAGAFYMAPFLLSHLYGAPNYEQSGLGLVLRENVVRFFQPFDQFGPIYTYLIYLPVYTLPWAPCWLIALWVAARNWKHIEPDTRCLIQGLALLMLFFTASGSRRSYYVLPLVPFAQLLGAWWVTRRMAARKSEGRGLKIGFAVTTILLAAVLGVLYPWTNSGGGVIRFGEQVREQASQQAPLNQWRMVMIEVDNKVPMYLQTGGAPFYYVPETIEDFPHNGDTATLIAWLERTSGEHWDPQRTIFVAQYRSGDAVPLDALKADHQVITTTPTRGEQVFHGRADQSVAYIPHS; translated from the coding sequence ATGACCCAGACCAGGACTGAACGGAGGCAATTGCTGCTTCTGCTGGCGGCGACTGCCCTGCTGTTATTGCTCGGCCTGGGCAGTCGCGAGCTGTGGGGACCGGAAACCCGCTGGGCCAACATCGCCTTGCAGATGCTGCAAAGCGGCGATTATTTCGACCCCTATCTCAAGGGCAGTCCTTATTACGACAAACCGCTGCTGTCGTACTGGCTGATCACCGCCACCTCGTGGTTCACCGGCGGACTGGGGCATTGGTCGTTGCGCCTGTCATCGGTGATTTCCGCGTGGTTCAGCGTGTGGCTGGTGTATCTGCTCGGCGAGCAACTGTTCCGCAAAGGCACCGGGCTGATCGCCGGCTGGATGCTGGCGACCACCTTCTATTTCGTGTTCTGGGCGCGAGTCGCCACCGCCGACATTCTCACGGTCTGCGGCGTGCTGGCGGCCGTCTGGTGGTACTGGCGCGGCCCGGATGACACCCGCTTCTGGCGCTATGTGGTGTTTTTCGGCTTGCTGTCGCTGACCTCGCTGTTCAAAGGCCTGATCGGTTTCATCCTGCCGGGGCTGGTGCTGCTGCCACACCTGCTCAGCGAACACCGCTGGAAACGTCATCTGAACCTGCGACTGTTCAGCGCGATATTGATCGCCGGGGCGTTTTACATGGCGCCGTTCCTGTTGTCTCACCTCTACGGTGCGCCCAACTACGAACAAAGCGGCCTCGGTCTGGTGCTGCGTGAAAACGTCGTGCGGTTTTTCCAGCCGTTCGATCAGTTCGGGCCGATTTACACCTACTTGATCTACCTGCCGGTTTACACCCTGCCCTGGGCACCGTGCTGGTTGATCGCCTTGTGGGTGGCCGCGCGCAACTGGAAGCACATCGAACCGGATACCCGCTGTCTGATTCAAGGGCTCGCGCTGCTGATGCTGTTCTTCACCGCCAGTGGCAGTCGCCGCAGCTATTACGTGTTGCCGCTGGTGCCCTTCGCGCAATTGCTGGGTGCCTGGTGGGTGACCCGGCGCATGGCCGCCCGCAAAAGCGAAGGCCGTGGGCTGAAGATCGGCTTCGCTGTCACTACTATACTGCTCGCTGCGGTACTGGGTGTGCTTTACCCATGGACCAACAGCGGCGGCGGTGTCATCCGCTTCGGCGAGCAGGTTCGCGAACAGGCCAGTCAGCAGGCACCGTTGAATCAATGGCGCATGGTCATGATCGAGGTCGACAACAAAGTACCGATGTACCTGCAAACCGGTGGTGCACCGTTCTACTACGTGCCGGAAACGATCGAGGACTTCCCGCACAATGGCGACACCGCGACGCTGATCGCCTGGCTGGAAAGGACCAGCGGGGAACATTGGGATCCGCAACGCACGATCTTCGTCGCGCAATATCGTTCCGGTGACGCCGTGCCACTGGATGCGCTGAAGGCTGATCATCAGGTCATCACCACCACCCCGACCCGTGGCGAACAGGTATTCCACGGGCGTGCAGACCAGAGCGTGGCTTACATTCCCCACTCCTGA
- a CDS encoding ABC transporter ATP-binding protein has product MNALELHNLSKTFGAQKALDDVSLNVPTGSRTVIVGPSGSGKTTLLRMIAGFEFPDSGSITLNGQTLVDRSHAVPAYQRQIGYVPQDGALFPHMTVAANIGFGLALTGAARTQRILELMDSVALDANMANRWPHELSGGQQQRVSLARALAQQPRLMLLDEPFSALDTGLRSAMRKMVARLLEDAGVTTILVTHDQSEALSFADQLAVMRSGRLVQSGHPMDLYRYPQDEQTAHFLGEAVVLPARIEAGWAHCDLGQVAVNSNGFSGTAQIMLRPEQLQIAEGASDGQSCPALVTDRDFAGNTCTLTVELSSSATQDPPRSILVRSSGMHAPPAGSAVQLSVLGAAHVFGLN; this is encoded by the coding sequence ATGAACGCTCTCGAACTGCACAACCTCAGTAAAACCTTCGGCGCGCAAAAGGCGCTCGACGACGTCAGCCTCAACGTGCCGACCGGCAGCCGCACCGTCATCGTCGGCCCCTCCGGTTCCGGCAAGACCACGCTGTTGCGGATGATCGCCGGCTTCGAGTTTCCCGACAGCGGCAGCATTACGCTCAACGGCCAGACGCTGGTCGACCGCAGCCACGCAGTGCCGGCCTATCAACGGCAGATCGGCTACGTACCGCAAGACGGCGCGTTGTTCCCGCACATGACGGTGGCGGCGAACATCGGTTTCGGCCTGGCCCTGACCGGTGCGGCCCGCACCCAGCGCATCCTTGAGTTGATGGACAGCGTCGCCCTCGACGCCAACATGGCCAACCGTTGGCCCCACGAATTGTCCGGAGGCCAGCAACAGCGGGTCTCGCTGGCCCGTGCACTGGCGCAGCAACCACGGCTGATGCTGCTCGACGAGCCGTTCTCCGCCCTCGACACCGGTTTGCGCAGTGCCATGCGCAAAATGGTCGCGCGCCTGCTCGAAGACGCCGGCGTCACCACCATTCTGGTGACCCACGACCAGAGCGAAGCGTTGTCGTTTGCCGATCAATTGGCGGTGATGCGCAGCGGCCGGCTGGTGCAGTCCGGACATCCGATGGATCTCTACCGCTATCCGCAGGATGAACAGACCGCGCACTTTCTCGGCGAAGCGGTGGTCCTGCCCGCGCGAATCGAGGCGGGTTGGGCGCATTGCGATCTGGGTCAGGTGGCGGTGAACAGCAACGGTTTCAGCGGCACCGCACAGATCATGCTGCGCCCCGAGCAATTGCAGATCGCCGAAGGGGCGTCTGACGGTCAAAGCTGCCCTGCGCTGGTCACCGACCGCGATTTTGCCGGCAACACCTGCACCCTGACCGTTGAACTGAGTTCATCCGCGACGCAGGATCCGCCCCGTTCGATTCTGGTGCGCAGCTCCGGCATGCACGCGCCGCCCGCCGGCAGCGCGGTGCAGCTGTCGGTACTCGGTGCGGCGCATGTGTTTGGCCTGAACTGA
- the arnC gene encoding undecaprenyl-phosphate 4-deoxy-4-formamido-L-arabinose transferase: MKPYPIRSVSIVIPVYNEQESLPELLRRTEAACRQLNHDFEIVLVDDGSRDESANMLEEAAGRENSPFVAVILNRNYGQHAAIMAGFEQCKGDVVITLDADLQNPPEEIPRLVAEAEKGYDVVGTVRGNRQDSALRRYPSKLINLAVQRSTGVAMSDYGCMLRAYRRTIIDAMLACRERSTFIPILANSFARHTTEIVVAHAEREHGDSKYSPMRLINLMFDLVTCMTTTPLRLLSIVGFAMAGLGVLFAIALIVLRLAFGAGWAGDGTFVLFAVLFVFTGGQFIGMGLLGEYLGRMYSDVRARPRFFIEKVLRSQPADPAPAVTVDGLSSTATSSTSDQVLS, translated from the coding sequence GTGAAACCTTATCCAATCCGTAGCGTGTCGATCGTCATCCCGGTCTACAACGAACAGGAAAGCCTGCCCGAGCTGCTGCGTCGTACCGAGGCGGCCTGCCGCCAACTGAATCACGATTTCGAAATCGTGCTGGTCGACGACGGCAGCCGCGACGAATCGGCGAACATGCTCGAAGAAGCCGCCGGGCGTGAAAACAGCCCGTTCGTGGCGGTCATTCTCAACCGCAACTATGGTCAGCACGCCGCAATCATGGCCGGTTTCGAACAGTGCAAGGGCGACGTGGTGATCACCCTCGATGCCGACCTGCAGAACCCGCCGGAGGAAATCCCCCGGCTGGTGGCCGAAGCCGAAAAAGGTTACGACGTGGTCGGCACCGTGCGCGGCAATCGTCAGGACTCGGCGCTGCGCCGTTATCCTTCGAAGCTGATCAACCTGGCCGTGCAACGCTCCACCGGCGTCGCCATGAGCGACTACGGCTGCATGCTGCGCGCCTACCGCCGCACCATCATCGACGCCATGCTCGCCTGCCGTGAACGCAGCACGTTCATCCCGATCCTGGCCAACAGCTTCGCCCGTCACACCACCGAAATCGTCGTGGCCCACGCCGAGCGTGAACACGGCGACTCGAAATACAGCCCGATGCGCCTGATCAACCTGATGTTCGATCTGGTCACCTGCATGACCACCACCCCGCTGCGTCTGTTGAGCATCGTCGGCTTCGCCATGGCCGGATTGGGCGTGCTGTTCGCGATTGCGTTGATTGTCTTGCGTCTGGCCTTCGGTGCCGGTTGGGCCGGTGACGGTACCTTCGTGCTGTTCGCCGTACTGTTCGTGTTCACCGGTGGTCAGTTCATCGGCATGGGGCTGCTGGGTGAATACCTCGGCCGCATGTACAGCGATGTGCGCGCCCGTCCACGTTTCTTCATCGAAAAGGTGTTGCGCAGCCAGCCGGCCGATCCGGCCCCTGCCGTCACCGTCGATGGTCTTTCTTCTACCGCTACTTCTTCCACTTCCGATCAGGTTCTCTCATGA
- a CDS encoding ABC transporter permease — protein sequence MPETLPAPAVATAPASLLHPPRTLAGRGSSWVVSSAVLVSLLSLLPIAFVIGVAWYTGWATIEALIFRPRVGELLINTVLLVLITLPLCILLGTTLAWLTERSNLPGRRLWSVLAVAPLAVPAFVHSYAWVSLIPSIHGLPAGVLVSVIAYFPFLYLPIAATLRRLDPAIEDVAQSLGLKPWAVFFRVVLPQLRLAICGGALLVGLHLLAEYGLYAMIRFDTFTTAIFDQFKSTFNGPAANMLAGVLALCCLAMLTAESAARGNARYARVGSGSARDQRSVQLGRGVTTLALLLQTLTCLLALGVPLLTLGRWLLAGGVQVWQGDELLPALLQTLSYGVAGALLTSVAAIPIAWLSIRSPGKLQRLLEGCNYITSSLPGIVVALALVTVTIHFARPIYQTTITVLLAYLLMFLPRALVSLRAGFAQAPVELENIAQSLGRSPIRALWLITVRLAAPGAAAGAALVFLAITNELTATLLLAPNGTRTLATGFWAMTSEIDYAAAAPYALLMILLSLPLTAILYHQSRRTAGR from the coding sequence ATGCCCGAAACCTTGCCTGCACCGGCCGTTGCGACGGCCCCCGCCAGCCTCCTTCACCCGCCCCGTACGCTGGCCGGGCGTGGCAGTTCGTGGGTGGTGAGCTCGGCGGTGCTGGTGTCGTTGTTGTCCCTGCTGCCGATCGCATTCGTGATCGGCGTGGCGTGGTACACCGGCTGGGCGACCATCGAAGCTCTGATCTTTCGCCCGCGGGTCGGCGAATTGTTGATCAACACCGTGCTGCTGGTGCTGATCACCCTGCCGCTGTGCATCCTGCTCGGAACCACCCTGGCCTGGCTGACCGAACGCAGCAATCTGCCCGGCCGACGCTTGTGGTCAGTGCTGGCGGTCGCACCGCTGGCCGTGCCGGCGTTCGTCCACAGTTATGCGTGGGTCAGCCTGATTCCGTCGATCCACGGTCTGCCGGCCGGTGTGCTGGTGTCGGTGATCGCCTATTTCCCGTTTCTGTATTTGCCGATTGCCGCGACCTTGCGCCGTCTCGATCCGGCGATTGAAGACGTCGCGCAATCCTTGGGACTCAAGCCGTGGGCGGTGTTCTTTCGGGTGGTGTTGCCGCAATTGCGCTTGGCAATCTGCGGTGGCGCGTTGTTGGTCGGTCTGCATTTGCTGGCCGAGTACGGCTTGTACGCGATGATCCGTTTCGACACCTTCACCACGGCGATCTTCGATCAGTTCAAATCGACGTTTAACGGCCCGGCGGCCAACATGCTCGCTGGCGTTCTGGCGCTGTGCTGTCTGGCGATGCTCACCGCCGAATCTGCCGCCCGTGGCAACGCCCGCTACGCGCGAGTCGGTTCCGGCAGCGCCCGGGATCAGCGCAGCGTGCAACTGGGCCGAGGCGTGACAACCCTGGCTTTATTGCTGCAAACCTTGACCTGCCTGCTGGCACTCGGTGTGCCGTTGCTCACGCTGGGCCGCTGGCTGCTGGCCGGTGGCGTGCAGGTCTGGCAAGGTGACGAGTTGCTGCCGGCGCTGCTGCAGACCTTGTCTTACGGAGTGGCCGGCGCATTGCTGACCAGTGTCGCGGCGATTCCCATCGCGTGGCTGTCGATCCGCTCGCCGGGCAAACTGCAGCGCTTGCTGGAAGGCTGCAACTACATCACCAGCTCACTGCCCGGCATTGTCGTTGCTTTGGCGCTGGTCACCGTGACCATTCATTTCGCCCGGCCGATCTACCAGACCACCATCACCGTGCTGCTGGCTTACCTGCTGATGTTCCTGCCGCGGGCGCTGGTCAGCCTGCGCGCCGGTTTCGCACAGGCCCCGGTCGAGCTGGAAAACATCGCGCAAAGCCTTGGCCGCTCGCCGATACGCGCATTGTGGCTGATCACTGTGCGCCTGGCGGCCCCCGGCGCGGCGGCAGGTGCGGCGCTGGTGTTCCTGGCAATCACCAATGAACTGACCGCAACCCTGCTGCTGGCGCCCAACGGTACGCGGACTCTCGCCACCGGTTTCTGGGCGATGACCAGCGAAATCGATTACGCCGCCGCAGCGCCGTATGCGCTGCTGATGATCCTGCTTTCCCTGCCGCTGACGGCCATCCTCTATCACCAATCCAGGCGTACCGCTGGCCGATGA